The Callithrix jacchus isolate 240 chromosome X, calJac240_pri, whole genome shotgun sequence genome contains a region encoding:
- the LOC100390733 gene encoding histone H2A-Bbd type 2/3-like translates to MSERRSRRGSSAAGRRGHTRSRTARAELIFSVSQMERGLWEGHYAQRLSYNAPIYLAAVIQYLTAKILELAAEEADNNGGERIITPRLLDLVIRNDGLLSTLFRNILISQVAPGPN, encoded by the coding sequence ATGTCGGAGAGGAGAAGCCGCAGAGGGTCCTCTGCTGCTGGCCGCCGGGGGCATACCCGCTCTCGCACTGCCCGAGCCGAACTGATATTTTCCGTTAGCCAGATGGAGCGAGGTCTGTGGGAAGGCCACTACGCCCAGCGCCTGAGTTACAACGCGCCAATCTACCTTGCTGCTGTCATCCAATATCTGACGGCCAAGATCCTGGAGCTGGCTGCTGAGGAGGCCGACAACAATGGAGGAGAGAGGATCATCACTCCGCGGCTGCTGGACCTGGTGATTCGTAATGATGGGCTGCTGAGCACCCTCTTCCGAAACATACTCATCTCTCAAGTGGCTCCTGGCCCAAACTAG